One window from the genome of Ailuropoda melanoleuca isolate Jingjing chromosome 5, ASM200744v2, whole genome shotgun sequence encodes:
- the PACSIN1 gene encoding protein kinase C and casein kinase substrate in neurons protein 1, whose translation MSGSYDEASLAPEETTDSFWEVGNYKRTVKRIDDGHRLCNDLMNCVQERAKIEKAYAQQLTDWAKRWRQLIEKGPQYGSLERAWGAIMTEADKVSELHQEVKNNLLNEDLEKVKNWQKDAYHKQIMGGFKETKEAEDGFRKAQKPWAKKMKELEAAKKAYHLACKEEKLAMTREMNSKTEQSVTPEQQKKLQDKVDKCKQDVQKMQEKYEKVLDDVGKTTPQYMEGMEQVFEQCQQFEEKRLVFLKEVLLDIKRHLNLAENSSYVHVYRELEQAIRGADAQDDLRWFRSTSGPGMPMNWPQFEEWNPDLPHTATKKEKQSKKAEGVTLTNATGVVETTSQAGDRGSVSSYDRGQPYATEWSDDESGNPFGGNEANGGSNPFEDDAKGVRVRALYDYDGQEQDELSFKAGDELTKLGEEDEQGWCRGRLDSGQLGLYPANYVEAI comes from the exons ATGTCTGGCTCCTACGACGAGGCCTCGCTAGCTCCGGAGGAGACCACTGACAGCTTCTGGGAG GTGGGGAACTACAAGCGGACGGTGAAGCGCATAGATGACGGCCACCGCCTGTGTAACGACCTGATGAACTGCGTGCAGGAGCGCGCCAAGATCGAGAAGGCGTACGCGCAGCAGCTCACCGACTGGGCCAAGCGCTGGCGCCAGCTCATCGAGAAAG GGCCACAGTACGGCAGCCTGGAGCGGGCCTGGGGGGCCATCATGACGGAGGCGGACAAGGTGAGCGAACTGCACCAGGAAGTGAAGAACAACCTGCTGAACGAGGACCTGGAGAAGGTCAAGAACTGGCAGAAGGATGCCTATCACAAGCAGATCATGGGCGGCTTCAAGGAGACCAAGGAGGCTGAAGACGGTTTCCGCAAGGCCCAGAAGCCCTGGGCCAAGAAGATGAAGGAG CTAGAGGCAGCGAAGAAGGCCTACCATCTGGCCTGCAAGGAGGAGAAGCTGGCCATGACGAGGGAGATGAACAGCAAGACGGAGCAGTCAGTCACACCCGAGCAGCAGAAGAAGCTGCAGGACAAAGTGGACAAGTGCAAGCAGGACGTTCAGAAG ATGCAGGAGAAGTATGAGAAGGTGCTGGATGATGTGGGCAAGACCACGCCACAGTACATGGAGGGCATGGAGCAAGTGTTCGAGCAGTGCCAGCAGTTTGAGGAAAAGCGGCTGGTCTTCCTCAAGGAGGTGCTGCTAGACATCAAACGGCACCTCAACCTAGCCGAGAACAGCAG CTATGTCCACGTGTACCGGGAGCTGGAGCAGGCCATCCGGGGGGCCGATGCCCAGGATGACCTCAGGTGGTTCCGCAGCACCAGCGGCCCTGGCATGCCCATGAACTGGCCCCAGTTTGAG GAGTGGAACCCAGACCTTCCTCACACCGCCaccaagaaagagaagcagtCCAAGAAAGCAGAGGGGGTGACGCTGACCAATGCCACCGGAGTGGTGGAGACCACATCCCAGGCTGGGGACCGTGGCAG CGTTAGCAGCTACGACAGGGGCCAGCCTTATGCCACCGAGTGGTCGGACGACGAGAGCGGGAACCCATTTGGGGGCAATGAGGCCAACGGGGGCTCCAACCCCTTCGAGGACGACGCCAAGGGAGTGCGCGTGCGGGCACTCTACGACTACGACGGCCAGGAGCAGGACGAGCTCAGCTTCAAGGCTG GAGATGAGCTCACCAAGCTGGGCGAGGAGGATGAGCAGGGATGGTGCCGCGGGCGGCTGGACAGTGGGCAGCTGGGCCTCTATCCCGCCAACTACGTGGAGGCCATCTAG